DNA sequence from the Glycine soja cultivar W05 chromosome 18, ASM419377v2, whole genome shotgun sequence genome:
AAGCTAGCTACAACCATGGATGAGATCAACTTTGTTGGGGGAGGAAACATGTTTTATAATTAGTACCCCAACAATTTCAATCAAGGACAAGGCTTCAGACAGAATAAAGGAATGTATAGGTCTCAACCTATGCAAAATCAGAGGCCCGGACAAAAGGAGAAGACTACCCACTCTTCAAGAAACCATGCTTCAATATATGACCTAGAATGATCAAAGAATGAAGCAGATGGAGTCTCAACTGACCAACATACAATCTTTCTTGTCACAAAGGCAACTGGACAACCTCCCTTCACAACCTAAACCAAATCCTAAGAAGGAGGATGTCAATGTtgtgatgactagaagcaaGAGGATTCAAGAGGACTTCGAGGAGAAGGAAGGTCTTTTCCAAAAGCTACAGATGACATCCTTACTGAGAAGAACCAAACACTTAAGAAAGTTGTGGTTCCTACTTATAGGAATCCAGAGCCAAAGAAGGAAGGGGATGAAAAGAAGGAGATACTGACATCTCCGTAGGTAAGTCTACCCTTTCCTCATAGAGTTATTAATGACTAGCAAGATGTGCAATTTAGAAAATTTCTTGAGGTTATGAGTAAAGTGCATATCAACCTCCCTTTTGTTGATAGtcttaaatttgagttttgtcAAGTTTGGAGGGAGAACTTTTTTTTAGGAGGGGGGGAGGGGGAGTTTAATGTCACTTTTGGTCCATTATGTTTCATAGTTATTTTGCTTTGGTAcattaagttataaaaattatattatgatcCTTTATGTTTTCGAAATGTATCATTTTGgtccttttttcaattttccatTAGAAACGTCAGTATTctgttaacttttaaattttaagatgatttaaTATCACTTTTGTTTCATTATGTTTCACAGTTGTTTTACTTTGGtacattatgttttaaaattttcattttgatcatttatattttcgaaatgtatcatttttgtcctttttttattgttgtctcACCTAACGACAACAATTATCTCATCGTTGTTGCTGATAGCAGCATGTTGACGAATGCGAAGAAGAAGACTGACAACACTCAATTGTGGATGAGGCGACACTATGTAAAGTTAATTATTCTGTTTCACAAATGTTTCAACACTAAAGTTTGGTCCATTGTGTTTTGCATATGTTTCACTTTAAtgcattaagttttaaaagttttttttctgttcctttgtgttttttgaaaaatatcattttggtcctttttaaaatttaaaagttaaccaACCCTAacgtttttaatgaaaaatttaaaaaaaaagaccaaaatgatatatttcgaaaatataaaggatcaaaataaaaattttaaaactttacgtatcaaaacaaaatatctACCAAACAAATGAATCAAAAATAacattaagtttttttctttttataataaaaaatttaagtagtTGGATTCCAAATTCCAAGGATTATCATGGACACAATAGACCTATAGACTTTTCGAGcacttataatttataaatgatatttacaaattaaaatcttCACATTATATTAATCTtgtcatttataataataagattGTTTATAATagttaaagtttaattttggaCTTGATCACATCTACGggattaaatataattagaggattaaatgtgttaataattttaaagaaaatcaaaattaaaattaaagataaataaaaagactaaaaatataattttatctaaaaaataaataaatcattcttATCGCGTGGGCTGACAAACAGTAACACATGTTTGATCATGCGTTTTTATAAAATGGAAATGAgttagtgaagagagagaagaggaacACTGACATGGCTTCTTCACTCAGAATTTCAAGACTCATCTCTCGCTCCTTTTCTTCTACCTCCTTCTTTTCACGAGGTAGAGATGCATGTGTACTTTGAGATGGTGGTCTCATCATTTTCCTAtgttataaaacaataattaagtgatttgtttctcttttttgttgatttccatttttttttcttgaaccgATTTTTTTCTGGGTTTGGTTTCGTTGATGATTGCTTGAAATAAAAGGATGACCAATTGGAAAAAGGGTGGGATCCAGAAATTTTTTTGTGTACGGATTAGTTCATTCAATGCTTGGTAGCTGTCAACCACTACATGTCTGGTTGTCCTATGTTTTCTTAGTTGTACTTATAGATTCTCTCGTTTTTCACCTATTATTTTGTGTTTCTTGTTGAGTGTGACCATGTGAAAGCTATGTCTATGTAAATTAAACTCATGTTTGTATCACTTtgaaattgatgtttaattggGTATTTTGATTTGGACTTTTCACTGCcctttcaagaataattaacTCTGTACatggatcaaaattaaaataaataaaaaactttcaGGTGGGAATGGTTTCCTTGGTTCAAGACACTGCAAATACAGCACTTCTTCTGCCATTGAAGAAGAACCCGTTAAACCATCAGTGCAAGTAGAACACACCCAACTCTTAATTGATGGAAAATTTGTAGATGCTGCTTCTGGTgagtgtttatttatttgtttattttgttaatcttgttttgtttttgaatcCTTCGCCTTCACCCTTTTTGACATAAAGTTGAGTTTTGACTAAACAGAAAGatggggaaaaaaaaagaaagaaaagagagggaTTTTTTTAAGGTTTCTTTTTTCTGGGTATCTTACTATTGGGATTCTTGGGGGATCAGGTAAAACTTTTCCAACTTTAGATCCTAGGACAGGTGAAGTAATTGCTCATGTTGCTGAGGGTCACTCTGAGGATGTTGATCGAGCAGTTGCAGCTGCACGAAAAGCATTTGATCATGGACCATGGCCTAAGATGACGGCTTATGTATTTGATCATAACCTCTCTATAATTTTACTTTTCCTGCTGTTCACAAAGATGTAAACTTTGGTCTCATGATTCTGAGTTGAAatcccttttttgctttcttgttACTATGATTTTATAGGAACGGCAAAGGATCTTGTTGCGTGCAGCTGATCTGCTTGAGAAGCATAATGATGAGCTTGCAGCACTTGAGACTTGGGATAATGGAAAGCCTTATGAACAAGCTGCTAAGATTGAAGTTCCAATGCTTGTTCGCCTGATTCGATACTATGCTGGTATGTGGGACACAAAGTGTGGAACTTTGAATATTCTTCTTTGTTTTGCAAAATTTTAGTGACACCTGTGTTTTCATGTTCCCCAGGTTGGGCAGATAAGATCCATGGTCTAACAGTTCCAGCTGATGGACCATATCATGTGCAAACATTGCATGAACCAATTGGTGTTGCCGGTCAGATCATTCCTTGGAACTTCCCTCTTCTCATGTTTGCCTGGAAGGTTGGACCGGCATTGGCCTGTGGCAACACCATTGTTCTCAAAACAGCTGAGCAGACACCGTTATCTGCTTTATATGCAGCAAAACTATTTCATGAGGTGTGTGATAGTGGTATAGACCAATCTTCATTTTGTTAGAAGCATGGTTTTTGTGGAGTTTAATTTACTCATGAATATCTTCAATCCTCATCATTCCCAATTTGTAATCTGTCTGGCAGGCTGGACTTCCTGCTGGTGTTTTAAATGTAGTATCTGGCTTTGGTCCAACTGCTGGTGCTGCTCTTGCTAGCCACATGGAAGTTGACAAGGTACTAAAATATTTAGCATCTGCAGTAGTGGAGAAGTGTAGTGATTTTATTGTTGGCATGCAATAGTTTCTGTAAATTCTATGGCAATTAATTTCAGTTTCCTTATCTTGTGAAGAAGTTTGAATGTTTGATATGATCATTTTCATTCTAATGGATTATTAGACATCTAGACTTGATAGTGTCTTAACAGCAtgaattttttacattatctcGCAGCTTGCTTTTACTGGTTCCACTGATACTGGGAAAGTTGTCCTTGAACTGGCAGCTAAAAGCAATCTTAAGCCTGTTACTTTGGAGCTTGGTGGGAAATCCCCCTTTATTGTGTGTGAAGATGCTGATGTAGATCAGGCTGTTGAGCTAGCCCATTTTGCTTTATTCTTTAATCAGgtatataaactataaagtatAGTGCTCTTGTTGTAAAACCATTAGATTCAGAAAATTTGATTGGTGTTGTTTGTGACATTCAGGGACAATGTTGCTGTGCTGGGTCTCGAACATTTGTACATGAAAGTGTATACGATGAGTTTGTTGAGAAAGCAAAGGCTCGTGCTTTGAAGCGTGTTGTTGGTGATCCATTCAAGGGGGGAATAGAGCAAGGTCCTCAGGTAAATTGCAAAGAATCCTTTACATTGCATCCTCatgtttgatctttgagctttgtTTTCCAAAGTTGTCTGAGGATATAATATGTCGGTCAATTTGGCATTACGTCTGTGCTCTCATTAATTCAATGCTGATTGCTGATGACTGGAGATATGTTACAACCCTTAATTCCTTATGAAGTTCTGGTTCTCGAGGCTTCACTATACTAAAATGCACAAAAAGAATGTCATATTGCTACTACTTTGACATTCCCATTTCTTAACGTATGATTCTTTTAAAATGTCTAAATACTCTGATTATTTCTTCTATGATCCAAACAATCAGATTGATTCAGATCAATTTGAGAAAATACTGAGGTACATCAGATCTGGTGTTGAAAGTGGGGCAACCCTTGAAACCGGAGGAGACAAGCTTGGCAACAAGGGCTTCTACATTCAACCTACAGTCTTCTCAAATGTTAAGGTATAtctttttagtttcatttttgcACTTTATCGAATGAgtctgaaaaatgaaaatacaactCCTAAAGAAGTGTTTTCTATTGAATTTGTAACAATCACCAGGATGGCATGCTGATTGCAAGGGATGAGATCTTTGGTCCAGTCCAATCCATATTAAAATTCAAGTAAGAAAACAATGAGTCTTAATTACCTTGCTGAGAATGGTATTATACTATTATGTATGTGTGAACTAATTTTTGTGATGATGACCCCAGGGACCTTGGCGAGGTAGTTCAAAGAGCAAATAACACACGTTACGGGCTTGCGGCCGGAGTGTTCACAACGAACATGGACACTGCCTACACTTTGACGCGGGCACTGAGAGTTGGAACAGTGTGGATAAACTGCTTTGACACATTTGATGCTGCAATTCCCTTTGGAGGGTACAAGATGAGTGGTCAAGGCAGAGAAAAAGGAGAGTATAGTCTCAAAAACTACTTGCAAGTGAAGGCTGTTGTTAATCCCCTGAAAAACCCAGCATGGCTTTGAGCAAACACTAGCCTTCTTTGGATAATCAATAACTATCAGTGCCTCaatgataatgatgataaaaataaaatcctgctttttttttttttggcgttACACGAGTTATGAGTTATGACGTTGTTGATATTTTCCTGGTCTTCATCCTTTTATCTCTTTTGTCAATTTCTATTCCTTGCATTTGTATAAGTCAGAGTGACACACTTGTTACTCTTATGGTCTAAATTGAGTTTTTAATTATACGTGTTTGAAttggattattttaaaattatatttttttttgtaagttttttCAAACGCGATCTAATGGCTAATTGTTTGTAGAAAGTCCAAGATAAGGTCATTAAGGTGGTCTTTAGACTATAAtgcacaaaattcaaattcacggGGGAATAGGAGAAACTCCAGCGTTGACCCGATCATGAGAAATACAAAACCAGCGGCAGAAAATCAATATTGCCCATGAtccatcaaataaaaattagccTTTGTTAGATGCAAGTtgatctaataaattttttagaagaaatgATAGCATCCCTCCAACAAACTTTTCTTAACTTATGGttttttaggttttattttttatttaatgagtcttattcattattttataatttttaataaaaaatttaacaaataaatgagAATATATTAAGATGAATGTGTTAGAGAATTTATTGCTAATATCTCTCTATTTCAAGTATAATCTTCAGATTGAATATATGCTTAATTGTATCTTTTGTTCTTCAAAGTTTCACAATATTGATTATGTttgaagatattttaattagtttttaatttttttattagttgaaaaacttgtttagattcagtaaataattttttttaataattttcagtACTTTTTAGTAgtattgtatattttaaaatactatcTTTTAgcctttgtatattttattttctttttattcttaatatatttatcaaattattttgattatttttttaaaataaatcatgattttttatgtcattttacacttttcaattattttaaaaattattctcaccaaacacttataattaataacctaacttttcagttttaattttttaattaattttatcaaatataatcattatgaattctcttttctttttttctttttacaaattttgtcCCTATGTAAAAAAATCACCGCAATGTGatgatttttcctttaaattgcCACAATTAAGAGAATTTTGTGATGATTTTCATTAGTTACGTAGATTTTTATGTGGGAGTAAAATTCGCAGTGTATTGTAAATTGGGAGacaaattttgtgaaaaaaaaaattgagatgcaAAATTCACAACATTTTGAATCTTTAGAGGCAAAAATTGCAGTTAAACCTTAAATATGTAAttggagaaagaaaaaggatgaGTGAGtcggtcaatttttttttttatatttttacttttaatcattatttattttcttttaaaatgctatatgaaaataataaattaaataacttttattaatttttttgcaaactttaaaaataaaatataaaataagagtataatccaatttatatatatgtaatattttttacacatatttaataaaaatttatctgaTTGTCATGTCATGTTAATCATTAATATAATGTGATGgtatataaatttttagtttatgtttgtataagaaacaaattgtatttttttaattataggtaaaagtaaaaataaaaatatttaatgaaatgaatttttttattatcatgatATACGTGTAGAAAATTTATCAATTTGTAACtaatatttgtttaataaaatttgtcgtctgaattatttttttatttataaaacttgAATATGATAtcttatttaaagaaattaaatttaatattatttaaaccaACAAAAgtgtttaatgaaattattacaTAACCTTATGATAACTTGTAAGGATAGAAATTATCTCTTAATTAATAGTACtttattttcatgaaaaattattctcatgattttgattaaagtttcttgcattaaaaaaataattgtatcgAATGACAACCTTGACCATTAAACTTTTGAATTGAGATACTGATATTTTCGTTGATATAAATAAACCTAACCAAACAGTAAGGTTAAGCTACTTAATAGAATAATATgataatcaaattttgaaaattcataCTAAGCCTTTAAGATGATGATTTGACTTTTAAAGAATTTTCACTCGTCttcaattatctttaaaatcttaaaaccCAAATAACTATAGTTATTTgataacataaaaatttatattattaatcatgTTTCAAAATTGTTAGCGTTATTGTTTCGTATTGGccaaaatttacaataaaataataacaaaaaagaaacccAGTTGAAAGGGAAAAGCAACATCATCAAGTTCAACCACTATGGGCCCCACCGTGTCCTGCCAGTGCGACTGCCACGCGTCTGTGGTTGTCAACAAGATGCAAACGGAATGGATCATCGACCTGCTTCCTGCAAAGTGCAAACTCTAGCTGTGATGTTATCACACTGCGGCTTGCCGCTTGCATCAATTCTTCATCATTGGGCGGTGGAGCGGTGTACATcaagtatcttttaataaaaaagttgctgcaacttttttttgcttttttattttagttaaacTCAATTTTAGTATGTTAGAATGATGCTTGTTATGTTAAATATATTCTACAGATGATTTTTAAAACTGTAATATCAatttgactaattttttttgtcatatgcAAAGAAATGTTTTCGAGACGAAGAGAGGGACTATGCTCTTCGCCCCGCAGGATCCCCGTATTCTCACGTATATagaatatttataatatgtgtaacataaatataagggttaatataatattttattaataaaaaaaatataaaataaaattatcatatatataagtaatatctcacaagtcacaaagacacaaacattaTCCAAATTCTAAAACGTCGCATCAAACATTTAGATTTCATTCCTTGACTTCTTTCTTCACCTTTGTTCCTTCTTCACTGCTTCACTTGGTTCCTTCTTCATTGTTTATTTCACCATTTCACACTGTCTTCATCCTCTTCACTTCTTTGCTTATTC
Encoded proteins:
- the LOC114396613 gene encoding aldehyde dehydrogenase family 2 member B7, mitochondrial-like gives rise to the protein MASSLRISRLISRSFSSTSFFSRGGNGFLGSRHCKYSTSSAIEEEPVKPSVQVEHTQLLIDGKFVDAASGKTFPTLDPRTGEVIAHVAEGHSEDVDRAVAAARKAFDHGPWPKMTAYERQRILLRAADLLEKHNDELAALETWDNGKPYEQAAKIEVPMLVRLIRYYAGWADKIHGLTVPADGPYHVQTLHEPIGVAGQIIPWNFPLLMFAWKVGPALACGNTIVLKTAEQTPLSALYAAKLFHEAGLPAGVLNVVSGFGPTAGAALASHMEVDKLAFTGSTDTGKVVLELAAKSNLKPVTLELGGKSPFIVCEDADVDQAVELAHFALFFNQGQCCCAGSRTFVHESVYDEFVEKAKARALKRVVGDPFKGGIEQGPQIDSDQFEKILRYIRSGVESGATLETGGDKLGNKGFYIQPTVFSNVKDGMLIARDEIFGPVQSILKFKDLGEVVQRANNTRYGLAAGVFTTNMDTAYTLTRALRVGTVWINCFDTFDAAIPFGGYKMSGQGREKGEYSLKNYLQVKAVVNPLKNPAWL